One window of Streptomyces sp. NBC_00582 genomic DNA carries:
- a CDS encoding HAD-IA family hydrolase, translated as MTASKPTTPNGADLEAVILDYNGVIGRQPTSAQWAQLADLAGWHPHETHAFQQAFWQRREPFDEGIAVTHTFWSGLLRNGRTAAPGSSLLAALGTADIAMWTATDPAVLDLLRTAHATGLRLVLLSNAPKPLANVLDDTDWCATLFSRTVYSARIGANKPHRRAYEAALEAAGLPDPAKTLFVDDRLENVEAAERFGLQTLHYTGDPAALARRLLQQPAVTRPAALAASA; from the coding sequence ATGACCGCCTCCAAGCCCACCACCCCCAACGGCGCCGACCTCGAGGCGGTGATCCTCGACTACAACGGGGTCATCGGCCGCCAGCCCACCTCCGCCCAGTGGGCCCAGCTCGCCGACCTCGCGGGATGGCACCCCCACGAGACCCACGCCTTCCAACAGGCGTTCTGGCAGCGGCGGGAACCCTTTGACGAGGGCATCGCCGTCACCCACACCTTCTGGAGCGGGCTGCTGCGCAACGGGCGGACCGCAGCCCCGGGCAGCAGCCTCCTGGCCGCCCTCGGCACCGCCGACATCGCCATGTGGACCGCCACGGACCCGGCCGTGCTGGACCTTCTGCGCACAGCCCACGCCACCGGACTGCGTCTTGTACTCCTGTCCAACGCACCCAAGCCGCTGGCAAACGTCCTCGACGACACCGACTGGTGCGCCACCTTGTTCAGCCGGACCGTCTACTCCGCCCGCATCGGAGCCAACAAACCCCACAGGCGGGCCTACGAGGCCGCGCTTGAAGCCGCCGGACTGCCGGACCCCGCAAAGACCCTGTTCGTCGACGACCGGCTGGAGAACGTCGAAGCCGCCGAGCGGTTCGGCCTGCAGACCCTGCACTACACCGGCGACCCGGCCGCGCTCGCCCGCCGACTTCTCCAGCAGCCCGCCGTCACACGCCCGGCCGCCCTCGCTGCCAGCGCATGA
- a CDS encoding MFS transporter, translating to MTAIAAAEQSAPPTNDRRLLLGVFAVLGLAMAVWGTRLPAVQSTAHLGPGQLSLVLLGAAAGMVAGLQLGGRLAHRHGPSRLLIVPAMVFGLGLALLGQCRTLPTLIAAAVVFGIAHGLLDVGCNASAVHCELAYQRPIMSGLHAAYSIGALCGAALAAVTTWMPHSVLFAMVGAFTVLAAVIAVPGVRASTSLDHAPQRPEAVPDKVKPAQTAHATVWLLGALAAACLLAEGAAADWSAVHLHSLHSSEATAAAAYALYSAAMSAGRLAGDRLTSRYGAPVLVRVGAALGAAGLGAALIAGSAPAALLGWMALGAGLSTAMPALITAAGRGGPRAVGTVASAGYLGLLAGPAAIGAIASLTSLTTALALPVVLAAAVALASYRALESR from the coding sequence ATGACCGCGATCGCTGCGGCCGAGCAGTCCGCCCCACCGACAAACGACCGACGACTGCTGCTCGGTGTCTTCGCCGTGCTGGGCCTCGCCATGGCGGTCTGGGGCACGAGGCTGCCCGCGGTCCAGAGCACGGCACACCTCGGGCCGGGCCAACTCTCACTCGTCCTCCTCGGTGCCGCAGCCGGCATGGTCGCCGGACTCCAGCTCGGCGGGCGCCTGGCCCACCGGCACGGTCCCTCCCGGCTGCTGATCGTCCCCGCCATGGTCTTCGGCCTCGGTCTGGCCCTCCTCGGCCAGTGCCGAACCTTGCCGACCCTGATCGCCGCCGCGGTCGTCTTCGGCATCGCCCACGGGCTGTTGGACGTCGGCTGCAACGCCTCTGCCGTCCACTGCGAGCTCGCCTACCAGAGGCCGATCATGTCCGGGCTGCACGCCGCCTACTCAATCGGCGCTCTGTGCGGGGCCGCGCTCGCAGCCGTGACCACCTGGATGCCCCACAGCGTGCTGTTCGCGATGGTCGGCGCCTTCACGGTGCTCGCCGCGGTCATCGCCGTTCCGGGCGTACGGGCGTCAACTTCCCTCGATCACGCGCCCCAGCGCCCCGAAGCAGTCCCGGACAAGGTCAAGCCCGCGCAGACTGCCCACGCCACTGTCTGGCTGCTCGGCGCCCTGGCCGCTGCATGCCTGCTGGCTGAAGGCGCTGCCGCCGACTGGTCGGCAGTTCACCTGCACTCCCTCCACAGCTCCGAGGCAACAGCGGCGGCCGCCTACGCCCTCTACAGCGCCGCCATGAGTGCGGGCCGGCTCGCAGGAGACCGGCTGACCAGCCGTTACGGAGCACCCGTCCTGGTGCGCGTTGGCGCAGCGCTGGGCGCCGCCGGACTCGGTGCCGCACTGATCGCCGGCAGCGCCCCGGCCGCCCTGCTCGGCTGGATGGCCCTCGGCGCCGGCCTGTCCACAGCCATGCCGGCCCTCATCACAGCCGCCGGACGAGGAGGACCGCGTGCCGTGGGCACGGTCGCCAGTGCCGGCTACCTCGGCCTGCTCGCCGGACCGGCCGCCATCGGAGCGATCGCCTCGCTCACCAGCCTGACCACCGCACTGGCCCTGCCCGTCGTCCTGGCGGCGGCGGTTGCCCTCGCCTCCTACCGAGCCCTGGAGTCTCGATGA
- a CDS encoding MFS transporter — protein MLVTTLVARSFGFAYPFLSYHLKHLGYTTAGVGQVLAVFGIGWLLGQVLTGWAADRLGRRRTLVTAMATAAVLLPLLAQAHDFAAVCTGALVAGIVYDAARPVVSALIADLITDDAQRASVNGWRHGAVNIGAALTGAVGGFLAAHLGFQILFWLNAAACGACAFIAHRSLPADAPSAIAPSSRIPLRAVASDARLWLLWAASVFALTCAAGMFTALPMLMEDDGLAATAYGWTQVANAATVIALTPLLTPWLSRRCGGQRPMIGTLAASSLVLGVGMGSAGLADTTLGYSLAVVAAVPGEIAFFIAASDVLNKLAPESARGLYAGIWGSTLAVAVIVAPVVAAVSLTSGGGALAALTTLAAGAVGAALCLPLAGLTHRRTAARMTAVPVPAAS, from the coding sequence TTGCTCGTCACCACGCTCGTGGCACGCAGCTTCGGCTTCGCGTACCCGTTCCTCAGTTACCACCTCAAGCACCTGGGCTATACCACCGCGGGAGTCGGCCAGGTCCTCGCTGTCTTCGGCATCGGCTGGCTCCTCGGCCAGGTGCTGACCGGATGGGCTGCCGACCGCCTTGGCCGACGCCGCACCCTGGTGACCGCGATGGCGACGGCCGCCGTCCTCCTTCCGCTGCTGGCGCAGGCACACGACTTCGCCGCCGTGTGCACCGGGGCTCTCGTCGCCGGCATCGTCTACGACGCGGCGCGCCCGGTTGTCTCGGCGCTCATTGCCGACCTCATCACGGACGACGCGCAGCGTGCCTCGGTCAACGGATGGCGCCACGGCGCCGTGAACATCGGTGCGGCCCTCACCGGAGCGGTCGGCGGTTTTCTGGCCGCGCATCTCGGCTTCCAGATCCTGTTCTGGCTCAACGCCGCCGCGTGCGGGGCATGCGCCTTCATCGCCCACCGCTCCCTGCCCGCCGACGCCCCTTCCGCAATTGCGCCCTCCAGCCGCATCCCCCTACGGGCCGTGGCCAGCGACGCGCGGTTGTGGCTGCTGTGGGCGGCGAGCGTCTTCGCCCTGACGTGCGCGGCGGGGATGTTCACCGCGCTTCCGATGCTCATGGAGGACGACGGCTTGGCTGCCACCGCCTATGGATGGACGCAGGTCGCCAACGCCGCAACGGTGATCGCCCTCACCCCCCTGCTCACGCCGTGGCTCAGCCGCCGTTGCGGGGGACAGAGGCCCATGATCGGCACACTCGCGGCTAGCTCGCTCGTTCTGGGCGTCGGCATGGGCAGCGCCGGCCTCGCCGATACCACCCTCGGCTACAGCCTCGCCGTGGTCGCCGCCGTTCCCGGCGAGATCGCCTTTTTCATTGCCGCATCCGATGTCCTCAACAAGCTCGCACCCGAGTCCGCCCGCGGCCTGTACGCAGGCATCTGGGGATCCACCCTCGCCGTCGCCGTGATCGTCGCCCCGGTTGTCGCAGCCGTTTCCCTGACCTCTGGCGGTGGGGCTCTCGCCGCGCTCACGACCCTTGCCGCCGGCGCCGTGGGCGCAGCCCTGTGCCTGCCGCTCGCCGGGCTCACCCATCGGCGCACGGCCGCACGCATGACCGCCGTCCCCGTCCCCGCCGCTTCCTGA
- a CDS encoding SH3 domain-containing protein — MQARLATAAALTTAFIAAGAVAAAPASAAAENNVRDYNTTIVGSSGVNYRTGPGTGYTSKGLVATGDKITVTATSNAGGACYWYKAKLRAKSRNGLPKGTVGWVNWVYVQKLVPKGTQGC, encoded by the coding sequence ATGCAAGCACGTCTCGCTACGGCCGCCGCCCTGACGACCGCATTCATCGCTGCCGGTGCCGTGGCAGCAGCACCTGCCTCGGCGGCCGCCGAGAACAATGTCCGCGACTACAACACGACCATCGTGGGCTCCTCCGGCGTCAACTATCGCACCGGGCCGGGGACGGGATACACGTCCAAGGGGCTCGTGGCCACAGGCGACAAGATCACGGTCACCGCGACGAGCAACGCCGGCGGCGCCTGCTATTGGTACAAGGCCAAGCTGCGGGCCAAGAGCCGCAACGGTCTGCCGAAGGGCACCGTCGGCTGGGTCAACTGGGTCTACGTCCAGAAGTTGGTGCCCAAGGGCACGCAGGGGTGCTGA
- a CDS encoding SH3 domain-containing protein — MIRNLALRSAAPAALALVAAAALTVTTAPAAHAVGEHSKCTVNWANYRATVAKNAWNYRTGPGTAYTSRGYLYRGDKLTVLCSRGDWAYSQLTQRSKSGIAKGTKGWVRDDGLYQLGG, encoded by the coding sequence ATGATCCGCAATCTCGCCCTCCGCTCGGCTGCGCCCGCCGCTCTCGCCCTCGTGGCCGCTGCCGCCCTGACCGTCACCACCGCCCCGGCCGCACACGCCGTCGGCGAACACAGCAAGTGCACCGTCAACTGGGCGAACTATCGCGCCACCGTGGCCAAGAACGCATGGAACTACCGCACCGGCCCCGGCACCGCCTACACCAGCCGCGGCTACTTGTACCGGGGCGACAAGTTGACCGTGTTGTGCAGTCGCGGTGACTGGGCCTACAGCCAGCTCACCCAGCGCTCCAAGTCCGGCATCGCCAAGGGCACCAAGGGCTGGGTGCGCGACGACGGCCTCTACCAGCTGGGCGGCTGA